One region of Indicator indicator isolate 239-I01 unplaced genomic scaffold, UM_Iind_1.1 iindUn_scaffold_147, whole genome shotgun sequence genomic DNA includes:
- the LOC128980385 gene encoding olfactory receptor 14A16-like: protein MMSNSSSITHFLLLPFTGTQQLQLLHFWLFLAIYLAALLANSLIITTVACDHHLHTPMYFFLMNLSLLDLGAISTTVPKSIANFLRNTRDISYIACIAQVFLILFLFSAEYFLLTTMSYDRYVAICRPLHYETLLSSRVCVHLAAAAWTCGFLYALLHTANTFSLPLCQGNAVEQFFCEIPQILKLSCSTSYLREVWLSVVSACLLFGCFVFIVVSYVQIFRAVLRIPSQQGRHKAFATCLPHLAVVSLFISTVIFAYLKPPSISSPSLDLVVAVLYSVVPPAVNPLIYSLRNQELQAAMSKLITGCLLKQ from the coding sequence ATGATGtccaacagcagctccatcacccacttcctcctcctgccattcacaggcacacagcagctgcagctcctgcacttCTGGCTCTTCCTGGCCATCTACCTGGCTGCCCTCCTGGCTAACAGCCTCATCATCACCACTGTAGCCTGTGACCACCACCTGCACACCCCCATGTACTTCTTCCTTATGAACCTCTCCCTCCTTGACCTGGGTGCCATCTCCACCACTGTTCCCAAATCCATAGCCAATTTCCTCAGGAacaccagggacatctcctataTAGCCTGTATTGCTCAGGTTTTTCtcattctctttttattttctgcagaatATTTTCTCCTCACCACCATGTCCTACGATCGCTACGTTGCCATCTGCAGACCCCTGCACTATGAGACTCTCCTGagcagcagagtttgtgtccacctggctgcagccgcCTGGACCTGTGGCTTTCTCtatgctctgctgcacacagccaatacattttcattgcccctctgccagggcaatgctgtggaacagttcttctgtgaaatcccccagatcctcaagctctcctgctccacatccTACCTCAGGGAAGTTTGGCTTAGTGTGGTCAGTGCTTGTTTATTGTTTGGCTGTTTTGTGTTCATTGTGGTGTCCTATGTGCAGATCTtcagggctgtgctgaggatcccctctcagcagggacgccacaaagcctttgccacCTGCCTCCCTCACCTGGCTGTGGTCTCCCTATTTATCAGCACTGTAATCTTTGCTTATCTGAAGCCTCCTTCCAtctcttccccatccctggacctgGTGGTGGCAGTTCTGTACTCGGTGGTGCCTCCAGCAGTGAACCCTCTCATCTACAGCCTGAGGAACCAGGAGCTCCAGGCTGCCATGAGCAAACTGATCACTGGATGCCTTCTGAAGCAATAA
- the LOC128980386 gene encoding olfactory receptor 14A16-like: MSNSSSITHFLLLPFTGTRQLQLLYFWLFLAIYLAIYLGALLANSLIITTIACDHHLHTPMYFFLLNLSFLDLGSISTTLSKSMANFLWDTRTISYVGCASQLFFFFFLLSAEFSLLTVMAYDRYVAICRPLHYETLLGSRVCVHLAAAAWACGFLNALLRTANTFSLPLCQGNAVEQFFCEIPPILKLSCSTSYLREVWFLAFSTLAFVGCFVFIVVSYMQIFRAVLRIPSQQGRHKAFATCLPHLAVVSLCFSTGFFAYLKPSSISSPSLDLVVAVLYSVVPPTVNPLIYSLRNQELQAAMSKLITG, encoded by the coding sequence ATGtccaacagcagctccatcacccacttcctcctcctgccattCACAGGCACACggcagctgcagcttctgtaCTTCTGGCTCTTCCTGGCCATCTACCTGGCCATCTACCTGGGTGCCCTCCTGGCTAACAGcctcatcatcaccaccataGCCTgtgaccaccacctccacactcccatgtacttcttcctcctcaacctTTCCTTCCTAGATCTTGGTTCCATCTCTACCACTCTTTCCAAATCCATGGCCAATTTCCTCTGGGACACCAGGACCATCTCCTATGTAGGATGTGCTTCtcaactctttttctttttctttcttctttcagcaGAGTTTTCTCTCCTCACTGTCATGGCCTACGATCGCTACGTTGCCATCTGCAGACCCCTGCACTATGAGactctcctgggcagcagagtttgtgtccacctggctgcagctgcctgggcctGTGGCTTTCTCAATGCTCTGCTGCGCACAGCCAATACATTTTCAttgcccctctgccagggcaatgCTGTGGAACAGTTCTTCTGTGAAATTCCCCCAATCctcaagctctcctgctccacatccTACCTCAGGGAAGTTTGGTTTCTTGCCTTTAGTACTTTAGCATTTGTTGGATGTTTTGTGTTCATTGTGGTGTCCTATATGCAGATCTtcagggctgtgctgaggatcccctctcagcagggacgccacaaagcctttgccacTTGCCTCCCTCACCTGGCTGTGGTCTCCTTGTGTTTCAGCACTGGCTTCTTTGCCTACCTGAagccctcctccatctcctccccatccctggacctgGTGGTGGCAGTTCTGTACTCGGTGGTGCCTCCAACAGTGAACCCTCTCATCTACAGCCTGAGGAACCAGGAGCTCCAGGCTGCCATGAGCAAACTGATCACTGGATGA